Below is a window of Halobaculum lipolyticum DNA.
GCGCCAGCACGTCCAAGTCGCCGCCGATCTTCGTCGGCAGCGTCGCCGTGAGCAGGCCGTGGACGAGCAGACGGCCTTCCTCGTCGGGCACCTCGTGGTGTTCGCCGCGGTCGCCCGACACGTCGGCGAACGCCCGCACGTCGTCGGGCGTGAAGGTCCGTTCGTGGCGGAGGACGCTACCCGGCTCCGGGAGGTCGTCGAGGTGCATACACGTCGTGCAAGACCGACGACGCTTGGTCCTGTCGCCCGAGTCGACTGCCGTCGACTCTGATCGGAGGACGAGCGGGTCAGGTGCGGAGCATGGTGAAACACGAGTACGCGACGAACAGCAAGGAGACGCCCAAGAAGTAGAACGCGGCGCTGTCCCGCCCGAGGAGCGGGGCCGCCATCACGGCGAACGGGATCGAGAGGATCGCCGACCAGATCGATCGCACGTGTCCCGTTCGCACTACGGGCGGGTGACTCGACATGTTGAGATAGCCCGAGGCACGTCGGAAAAAGGTAGTGTGAGTCGGCCGGGGGATCCGATCGGTGGGTAGACCGAGCGCCGGTCCGCATCGGTGGCTTCCGCACCGCCCGCGACGGTCGCCGCTACGGCACGACCGTCTTCACGTCGCCCTCGCCGGCGCGGCGGACGACCGCCCGGACCGGGTCCCGTGCTCCCGCGAGGTTGTCGCTGTCGCCGTCGAGTACGACCAGTCTGGCGGGCGCGCCCTCCTCGATCAGGCCGCCGTCGAGTCCCGCCACCGCGGCGCCGTTCACCGTCGCCATCCGGAGCACCTCGACCGCGCTCGCCTCGGTGAGTTTCGCGGTGTACGCCATCTCGCGGAACATCGAGGGGCTGTTCAACATCACGTTGTCCGTGCCGAGCGCGACCGTCGTGCGGTCGAGCAACTCGCGCAGCGGCGGGACGCCGACGCCCGTCACGAGGTTCGAGCGCGGACAGACGACGACGGGCCACTCGGCGTCGGCCAGCCGGTCGAGGTGCGTCTCGTCCGGGTGGACCATGTGGACGATGTGGTCGGGGTCGAGATCCATCGCCGCCTCGATGTCGAGGGAGTCGCGCTCGCCGGCGTGGATGCCGAACAGTTTGCCCGCCCGGCGGGTGGCGTTGCGCTCGGCGTCGAAGTCGGCGTCGCGGGCGCCGCTGGCCCCGAACCCCGCGGCGAACGGGTGCTCCATCGCGTCGACCGTCTCGCGGCCGAGCACGACCGACCGGATAGGGAGTCCGTCGCTGGCGGCCGCGATGGCGTCGACGCCGGCGACGCCGCCCTCGCGGAACTCCACGTGGGCGGTCGTGCCGGTGGCGTGCATGTACCGCAGCGACCGGCGCATCGCCGCGACCATCTCCTCGTCGGGCGTGTCGCGCAGGATCCGGTGTTTCAGTCCGTCCGGCGGCGCGACCAGCGCGTCCAG
It encodes the following:
- a CDS encoding hotdog domain-containing protein; its protein translation is MHLDDLPEPGSVLRHERTFTPDDVRAFADVSGDRGEHHEVPDEEGRLLVHGLLTATLPTKIGGDLDVLAREMTYEFHRPVYTGQRVVCEVTIEEVTRRDDRADLTADIACYRGDAEEELVLTGGFEGVVLE
- a CDS encoding amidohydrolase family protein, encoding MTGVATYEGTLLVGRDFEAVEGRVVVEDGVITAVEEASVASDDVICPAFVNAHTHIGDSVAKEAGRGLDLDALVAPPDGLKHRILRDTPDEEMVAAMRRSLRYMHATGTTAHVEFREGGVAGVDAIAAASDGLPIRSVVLGRETVDAMEHPFAAGFGASGARDADFDAERNATRRAGKLFGIHAGERDSLDIEAAMDLDPDHIVHMVHPDETHLDRLADAEWPVVVCPRSNLVTGVGVPPLRELLDRTTVALGTDNVMLNSPSMFREMAYTAKLTEASAVEVLRMATVNGAAVAGLDGGLIEEGAPARLVVLDGDSDNLAGARDPVRAVVRRAGEGDVKTVVP